One Kineococcus aurantiacus genomic window carries:
- a CDS encoding DUF1844 domain-containing protein, whose protein sequence is MQSQTTPGDGAPADPGALAARDIADVPAAELITTTAVHLMSAAAVKCGLAEGPDAREHLDLAEARILITALAGLVVTSAPDIGGQHARSLRDGLRSLQLAFREASDVPDEPGKGPGERLTGSVV, encoded by the coding sequence ATGCAGTCACAGACCACCCCCGGCGACGGCGCGCCCGCCGACCCCGGCGCCCTCGCCGCCCGCGACATCGCCGACGTCCCCGCCGCCGAGCTCATCACGACGACCGCCGTGCACCTCATGAGCGCGGCCGCCGTGAAGTGCGGGCTGGCCGAGGGGCCCGACGCCCGCGAGCACCTGGACCTGGCCGAGGCCCGCATCCTCATCACGGCCCTGGCCGGGCTCGTCGTGACCTCCGCCCCCGACATCGGCGGTCAGCACGCGCGCTCGCTGCGCGACGGCCTGCGCTCGCTGCAGCTGGCCTTCCGCGAGGCCTCCGACGTGCCCGACGAACCGGGCAAGGGCCCCGGGGAGCGGCTCACGGGAAGCGTGGTCTGA
- a CDS encoding MFS transporter, translated as MSSAPPRPAPPRAPRLARAVGPYRDVLAVRGVVVLELVGSLGRVPAFMAGIVCVLHVVQHLDRGYGAAGLVGAVATVGTAVSSPWRGWVVDRYGLRRALVPSIAAQAVCWSVAPFVPYAGLLVTAFVAGTLGPPVFTVVRQSLAVVVPAERRRTAFSLDAVLVEFSYMVGPAAGTAVALAWSTTAAMLVVGAAQCLAAIAMFVLDPPLRSEPVAPGEAGPPVRHGVWTTALLLAMACAFAADLVLSATDLAVVAQLREEGQVRWTGLVLAVWAAGSVVGGLVHGVLPRPVPPWLLVVLLGAATTPLALLHGPLALALGTFVAGLFCAPVISATVDLVAHGVHESVRGRAMGWHAAATTVGAALGAPLAGAVSDAAGTGTPFLVVGVAGVVAGAATAVVAARVHLRPRFP; from the coding sequence GTGTCCTCCGCTCCACCCCGCCCCGCTCCGCCCCGCGCCCCCCGCCTCGCCCGCGCCGTCGGCCCCTACCGCGACGTCCTGGCCGTGCGCGGCGTCGTCGTCCTCGAGCTCGTCGGCTCCCTGGGGCGGGTGCCGGCCTTCATGGCCGGGATCGTCTGCGTCCTGCACGTCGTGCAGCACCTGGACCGGGGGTACGGCGCGGCCGGCCTGGTCGGGGCGGTCGCCACCGTCGGCACGGCCGTCAGCTCCCCGTGGCGCGGGTGGGTCGTGGACCGCTACGGGCTGCGCCGGGCCCTGGTGCCCTCGATCGCCGCGCAGGCCGTCTGCTGGTCGGTCGCGCCCTTCGTGCCCTACGCGGGCCTGCTCGTGACGGCCTTCGTGGCGGGGACGCTGGGGCCGCCCGTCTTCACCGTCGTGCGCCAGTCGCTGGCCGTCGTGGTCCCGGCCGAGCGCCGGCGCACCGCCTTCTCGCTGGACGCCGTCCTCGTGGAGTTCTCGTACATGGTCGGCCCGGCCGCCGGGACGGCGGTGGCGCTGGCCTGGTCGACGACGGCCGCGATGCTCGTCGTGGGCGCCGCGCAGTGCCTGGCGGCGATCGCGATGTTCGTGCTCGACCCGCCGTTGCGCAGCGAGCCGGTGGCCCCCGGGGAGGCCGGGCCGCCGGTGCGGCACGGCGTGTGGACGACGGCCCTGCTGCTGGCCATGGCCTGCGCCTTCGCCGCCGACCTGGTGCTGTCGGCGACCGACCTGGCCGTGGTCGCCCAGCTGCGCGAGGAGGGTCAGGTCCGCTGGACCGGGCTCGTGCTGGCGGTCTGGGCGGCCGGCTCGGTCGTGGGCGGCCTCGTGCACGGCGTGCTGCCGCGGCCGGTCCCGCCGTGGCTGCTCGTGGTCCTCCTGGGCGCGGCCACGACGCCCCTGGCGCTGCTGCACGGGCCCCTGGCGCTGGCCCTGGGGACGTTCGTGGCGGGCCTGTTCTGCGCCCCCGTCATCAGCGCCACCGTCGACCTCGTCGCCCACGGCGTGCACGAGTCGGTGCGGGGGCGGGCGATGGGCTGGCACGCCGCGGCCACCACGGTCGGCGCGGCCCTGGGCGCCCCGCTGGCCGGGGCGGTCAGCGACGCCGCCGGGACGGGCACGCCGTTCCTCGTGGTGGGGGTGGCCGGGGTCGTGGCCGGGGCGGCGACCGCCGTGGTCGCCGCCCGGGTCCACCTCAGACCACGCTTCCCGTGA
- a CDS encoding DoxX family membrane protein: MANNDLGLLALRLGIGGTLMAHGAQKLFGAFGGGGLEGTAGAMHAMGFRPGKRNAVLAGASEAGGGALLALGLATPVGGALAAAAMTAASFVHKPNGFFATDGGLELPAVLGLSSAALAVGGPGRISLDEATGHVLNKRWTTVLALAAAGFGAYTTIKAREQTVAADASAQEAADAPADGPDTPVAS; encoded by the coding sequence GTGGCGAACAACGACCTCGGCCTGCTGGCCCTGCGCCTCGGCATCGGCGGCACGCTCATGGCGCACGGCGCGCAGAAGCTGTTCGGCGCCTTCGGCGGCGGCGGCCTCGAAGGCACCGCCGGTGCCATGCACGCCATGGGCTTCCGCCCCGGCAAGCGCAACGCCGTCCTGGCCGGCGCCTCCGAGGCCGGTGGCGGCGCGCTGCTCGCGCTCGGGCTGGCCACCCCGGTCGGCGGTGCGCTGGCCGCGGCCGCCATGACGGCGGCCTCGTTCGTGCACAAGCCGAACGGGTTCTTCGCGACGGACGGCGGGCTGGAGCTGCCCGCGGTCCTGGGGCTGTCCTCGGCGGCGCTGGCCGTCGGCGGGCCGGGGCGGATCAGCCTCGACGAGGCCACCGGCCACGTCCTGAACAAGCGCTGGACGACCGTGCTGGCCCTGGCCGCCGCCGGGTTCGGCGCCTACACGACGATCAAGGCGCGCGAGCAGACCGTCGCCGCCGACGCGAGCGCGCAGGAGGCCGCGGACGCCCCGGCCGACGGCCCGGACACGCCCGTCGCCTCCTGA
- a CDS encoding SseB family protein: MTADPRRTDSAGVPWAGRTLEPNAFAHDDGSRPAALEQALRAWAATGEDLLARVHAERAVVAALAGGRVFAPVVAELGELDAHGGDKSADMALALLTQPDGRRGLPLFTDLAALTAWRADARPVPVPAEQAALSGVQEECDVLVLDPAGPVRFVVRRSAFWALARGLAWIPAALDATVAAAVADAVADLPVVRGTRCEPGRGAELRVVLGVVPGLDRAGLDDLLRVVGERLAGGLVAERAESLEFQVLPA, from the coding sequence CTGACCGCCGACCCCCGGCGCACGGACTCCGCCGGCGTCCCGTGGGCCGGCCGCACGCTGGAGCCCAACGCCTTCGCCCACGACGACGGGTCCCGCCCGGCGGCGCTGGAGCAGGCACTGCGCGCGTGGGCCGCGACGGGGGAGGACCTGCTGGCCCGGGTCCACGCCGAGCGCGCCGTCGTCGCGGCGCTGGCGGGGGGCCGGGTGTTCGCCCCCGTCGTGGCCGAGCTCGGTGAGCTCGACGCGCACGGCGGCGACAAGAGCGCCGACATGGCGCTGGCGCTGCTGACCCAGCCCGACGGCCGGCGCGGCCTGCCGCTGTTCACCGACCTGGCGGCCCTGACGGCGTGGCGCGCCGACGCCCGCCCGGTGCCGGTCCCGGCCGAGCAGGCCGCGCTGTCGGGTGTGCAGGAGGAGTGCGACGTGCTCGTCCTGGACCCGGCCGGCCCGGTGCGCTTCGTGGTGCGCCGCAGCGCCTTCTGGGCCCTGGCGCGCGGTCTGGCGTGGATCCCCGCGGCCCTGGACGCGACGGTCGCCGCGGCCGTCGCGGACGCGGTGGCCGACCTGCCGGTCGTGCGGGGCACCCGCTGCGAACCCGGCCGCGGTGCCGAGCTGCGGGTCGTCCTGGGGGTCGTCCCCGGCCTGGACCGGGCCGGGCTGGACGACCTGCTGCGGGTCGTGGGGGAGCGGCTGGCCGGCGGCCTCGTCGCCGAGCGCGCCGAGTCCCTGGAGTTCCAGGTCCTGCCGGCCTGA
- the priA gene encoding bifunctional 1-(5-phosphoribosyl)-5-((5-phosphoribosylamino)methylideneamino)imidazole-4-carboxamide isomerase/phosphoribosylanthranilate isomerase PriA, which yields MTSENTTPTRRLELLPAVDVADGQAVRLVQGEAGSETFYGAPLEAALAWQEAGAEWVHLVDLDAAFGRGSNRELLAEVVGRLDVAVELSGGIRDDASLEAALATGCRRVNLGTAALEDPDWTRAAIARHGDRIAVGLDVRGTTLAARGWTREGGDLWEVLARLDADGCSRYVVTDVTKDGTLRGPNVELLREVTSRTQAPVVASGGISSLEDLRVLRELVDAGVEGAIVGKALYAGAFTLPQALDVAGRP from the coding sequence GTGACCAGCGAGAACACCACCCCCACCCGGCGGCTCGAGCTCCTGCCCGCCGTCGACGTCGCCGACGGCCAGGCCGTCCGCCTCGTCCAGGGCGAGGCCGGCAGCGAGACCTTCTACGGCGCACCGCTCGAGGCGGCCCTCGCCTGGCAGGAGGCCGGCGCCGAGTGGGTGCACCTCGTCGACCTCGACGCCGCCTTCGGGCGCGGCTCGAACCGCGAGCTGCTCGCCGAGGTCGTCGGTCGCCTCGACGTCGCCGTGGAGCTGTCGGGGGGCATCCGGGACGACGCCTCCCTCGAGGCGGCGCTGGCGACCGGCTGCCGCCGGGTGAACCTGGGCACGGCCGCGCTGGAGGACCCGGACTGGACGCGCGCGGCCATCGCCCGGCACGGCGACCGCATCGCCGTGGGCCTGGACGTGCGCGGCACGACGCTGGCCGCGCGCGGCTGGACCCGCGAGGGCGGTGACCTGTGGGAGGTCCTGGCCCGCCTCGACGCCGACGGCTGCTCGCGGTACGTCGTCACCGACGTCACCAAGGACGGCACGCTGCGCGGCCCCAACGTCGAGCTGCTGCGCGAGGTCACCTCCCGCACGCAGGCGCCCGTGGTGGCCTCCGGCGGCATCTCCAGCCTGGAGGACCTGCGGGTGCTGCGCGAGCTGGTCGACGCCGGCGTCGAGGGCGCCATCGTGGGCAAGGCGCTGTACGCGGGGGCCTTCACGCTGCCGCAGGCGCTCGACGTGGCCGGCCGGCCCTGA
- the hisH gene encoding imidazole glycerol phosphate synthase subunit HisH, whose amino-acid sequence MTRVVVLDYGFGNVRSAVRALERVGADVELTSDRRTALEADGLLVPGVGAFAAVNAGLKAVGGDTIVDRRLAGGRPVLGICVGLQVMFETSTEPGEGLPDGLGQWPGTVERLPAEVVPHTGWSKVQPPAGSQLFAGVEDERFYFVHSYAVQRFEMVDTTDGRVPLPQVTWAHHGTRFVAAVENGALTATQFHPEKSGDAGAQLLRNWVDTLG is encoded by the coding sequence GTGACGCGCGTCGTCGTCCTGGACTACGGGTTCGGCAACGTCCGCTCGGCCGTGCGCGCCCTCGAGCGCGTCGGCGCCGACGTCGAGCTGACCTCCGACCGCAGGACGGCCCTGGAGGCCGACGGCCTCCTGGTGCCGGGGGTCGGGGCGTTCGCGGCCGTCAACGCCGGGCTGAAGGCCGTCGGCGGGGACACCATCGTCGACCGGCGCCTGGCCGGCGGCCGTCCCGTGCTGGGGATCTGCGTGGGCCTGCAGGTGATGTTCGAGACCTCCACCGAACCGGGCGAGGGCCTGCCCGACGGGCTGGGCCAGTGGCCCGGGACCGTCGAGCGCCTGCCCGCCGAGGTGGTCCCGCACACGGGCTGGTCGAAGGTCCAGCCCCCGGCCGGTTCGCAGCTGTTCGCCGGCGTCGAGGACGAACGGTTCTACTTCGTGCACTCCTACGCGGTGCAGCGCTTCGAGATGGTCGACACCACCGACGGCCGGGTCCCGCTGCCGCAGGTCACCTGGGCCCACCACGGCACCCGCTTCGTCGCGGCCGTCGAGAACGGGGCGCTGACGGCCACCCAGTTCCACCCGGAGAAGTCCGGGGACGCCGGGGCCCAGCTGCTGCGGAACTGGGTCGACACCCTGGGCTGA